AAAAAAGGTCTCAGGAAGGAAGAAACCTGGCCTGTCCTGTTTGTTCTGTTTACAAAAACACACTGATCTGTGCTATGATTGGTCACTGCCAAGCAGCTGGTATACAGTCAAAATGACTGACTGTAACCTTCTGACAAActtgtgctgtgtccaatcacagaacaGGCTAGTAGGGGGACATGCATGCGTGCCCGAAAACCAGGAAGTACACTGCGATGTACCAGTACTTTGCAGTAAATGTACTGTTAGTGTGCACAAGTGGTAAATGAGCATTGCTTCATTCGTCATAATCACTACATGTGTGAACGATCCCTAATAGCAGATGTTTGTTACTGACTGGATCAGcttgtgaaaataaataataaatggctAAAAGATAAAACTAaaacagccaccacatttaaggccctgtacacacgaggagacatgtcggGACgctggatttcgggacgctggttacacgtcataaccagcggacatgtccgattaggtgtactaaccatcggacatgttcgacggacatgtttccagcggacaagtttcttagcttgctaagaaacttttgtccgctgaaaacctgtctgctaggccgtacacacggtcggacatgtccgcggaaactggtccgcggaccagtttcagcggacatgttcgaccgtgtgtacgcggcctaagaatggTCAAGCTGAATTTTACTTGAGATTTAAAAGTACCTAAAACATTTGTACACTACTGTATTTGCTAAGACCGTGCTATTATGCAGTATATCTCtgaatatatattcatatttatctCTGATAGACAGCATACAATATAAATTCAATGTTTCATCTATTTATTGATCTTTTCATAATTTCTTGCTAAAAATAGATTTAATGGCGGTCTTTACCTCCTTATTTCTTAACGTGTAAATAATTGGGTTCAGTAGGGGTGTTACCATTGTATAGAACACAGACACCACTTTATCTACTGCATATGATACAGAGGGTCTTAAATATATGAAGACACTAGAcccaaaaaaaagaataacaacAGTGAGGTGTGCGGCACAAGTTGAAAAAGCTTTTCCTAGGCCCTCTTCAGATCGGGCTTTACGTATGGTGTTAATGATACCCACATAAGACAGAAGTAGCACAAGGAAACATAGCACAGAGATCAGGCCACTGTTGGCCACGTATACTATTTCTATAATAAAAATATCTGAACAGGCCAGAACGGACAAAGGGTGGATGTCACAGAAGAAATGGTCTATTTGGTTTGGTCCACAAAACTTCAGTTGACATGTCATGATGATCTGAATTATGGAATGTAAACAACTGGTGGCCCAACAAACAAACTCGAGCCAATGACAGACTGTCTTGTTCATAATACCGGAATAGCGTAAGGGGTGGCAGATAGCAATGTAGCGGTCATAGGACATGACCGTTAAGAGAATGCACTCAGTTCCTGCAAAGAAATGCAGGAAGAACAGCTGGGTGATGCAGGAATTGATGGAGATCGTGTTGGTTTTGGAAATAAAGTCTGCTAGAATTTTGGGGATGGTCACTGTAGCATAGCACAAGTCTACAAGGGATAACCTACTAAGAAAATAGTACATGGCTGAAAGAAGACGTACTTCAAAATGGACTGCCACTATGATCAACAGGTTTGCCAGTAATATAAGAATGTAGGTAATGAGAAGCAGAAGAAATAGGGCTATGCTGAGCCTAGGGAAACTGGTCAATCCCAAGAGAGTGAACTCTACGACTTTGTGCTGGTTAGTGGAATTCATTATTTCtaggaataaaataataaattagaCTAAATTAATTCAGGGAAATAGATGAAAATACTAAAATATAGTCAAGTTCGTGCAAGATATTTTATGcccttgatttatttatttaaaaaaaataaccttgagagtgataaaatgtaatttctttagtTGCTTGTGTCTCTGTTGAAGAGATAACATCTTATTTACTGTCAAGTGACAAGTATTGGTTGCAGAAGGGATTCAAACTAAAACTGGACCTAAAATCCAAAAATGTCATGTTAAAAGTGTAATTAAACCCACATCATTAAAAACTAGCAATATTGcaagctgttcatactcactcagtcacatTGGGATTTGTTTTCTGTACTCTGCAAAAAACTGTCTGATCCTGCTGTTTTCTATCCCTCCCTTCTAtccatgtccccaatgcagctgggGATTATGCAGAGCAGCTGTTGACAGCTACTGCACATGATCATATTTCAGTGCGTTTCCTCCTTGATAACATCTGAGccgcccatgtgactatagagtcccACATGTGGGcgcatacacagtggtaaatgacactctctccctcctccttcatACCCACTAAACATTTAAATACAATGAGGGTGGAAAATCACATATTGaatgatggaggcttcacctttCTCTAAATCTAGGCACATACACACaatagacacaggctggaggggagtTACATAGTCTGTAAttggcagaaatccacccacacaATGTTATTGCCAACAATAATAAAACATTGATTTCAAATAGATATATGTATGACAATTTTTATATGTGACCAGCAACAGAGGACaagaagctcctcctgccactgtttccctgcagacaggctggttAAGAGCTGGGTCACATGACAGCTCTATGTCAATTAGGAAAAAGGGTACTTaggattgtttttattaaaataattacagtaccATCATTCATATACAGAACGAGAAGGGatactgtaaaataaaaagtgtGTGTCAGTATCAGTATCAATTTAGATGCTCTCATGCTAAATTATAAAGTCTAACAACTAAAGATTTTTATGATCACTCACAGAAATCGATAATAGTGCCCTAAAGTATGAGTAAACATATTACCAACATCTGACATCACACCTTACTTTATacagttttcttaaaaaaatatttttgtgtaAAAAACAAGTAACCAAATAGTGTGGCGCTCAGggccgccattaggggggtacaggcagtacacctgtaaggggcccggaggtccccaggggcccggatggcaaccccccctttttttatataaaaaaaataatatatatttttttaatatatttttattttattttttattcaagggccaattttttttttagaggtccggaggtccccaggggcccgtaggcccccagggccccggatggcaaccccccttttttttatttattttttataaaaaaatatatattttttctaatatatttttattttattttttattaaagggcccggagatccccatggcccggatgacaaccccccagcagcactccccccccccccccccggttctctgctccagggggcccatgcctgaagctgtgtaaggggccccataattccttatGGCGGCCCTGGTGGCGCTCAATAGTGAAAAAACATACATGAATATAATGAATTCAAAAATGTGAATATAGGTGAATAAATTAGCAATAAATTCAAATGgtgaagcatatatatatatatatatatatatatatatatcattcaaAAATTATTCAAGTTCATATATAAGCACCATGAGGCAGTCCATATGTGAAAATTAATAAAACGTGTACATAAAAGTCTCTCTTAAACTGTGATCCTAGAAGTATGATCAAAGTGATAAGGTTAGCATgctgtacagtacagtacatggGCACATGTACTGTACAGCACGCGAGTCAAACAGGCATATGTGAGGATACACCTCAGCAGGATCCGCTGTGAGGAAATTGGTGTTTATAGAATGGGGCCCCATCTCATGATAAACAGGAGGTTGCAGTATCCAGGCACAGACGCTAAAGTGTGTAGTGAACCGCATCAGATATTGCAGCAATCTG
This sequence is a window from Rana temporaria chromosome 10, aRanTem1.1, whole genome shotgun sequence. Protein-coding genes within it:
- the LOC120916082 gene encoding olfactory receptor 1509-like, whose product is MNSTNQHKVVEFTLLGLTSFPRLSIALFLLLLITYILILLANLLIIVAVHFEVRLLSAMYYFLSRLSLVDLCYATVTIPKILADFISKTNTISINSCITQLFFLHFFAGTECILLTVMSYDRYIAICHPLRYSGIMNKTVCHWLEFVCWATSCLHSIIQIIMTCQLKFCGPNQIDHFFCDIHPLSVLACSDIFIIEIVYVANSGLISVLCFLVLLLSYVGIINTIRKARSEEGLGKAFSTCAAHLTVVILFFGSSVFIYLRPSVSYAVDKVVSVFYTMVTPLLNPIIYTLRNKEVKTAINRLLRRRSLDRFLETLAWICQQELCVSVSRCRIVACTAGSRTAASRGTLFLTYSGPETTADQILQQRLHFFISG